The nucleotide sequence GAGGCGGCAATTCAACTCACCCAACGCTGCCTGGTCTTTAGTCCGGAAAATCTCACTCTTTGGCGGCAACTCGCAGATTTTCAGACGGATATAGGTCAGTTTGCCCCCGGCCTGGTCGCAGCCCAAAACTATAACCAGTATTGTCAAACTTTGGCAGAAAAAGTCTTTGGCCAACGGGTTTTAATGCGGGCCCTAATGCGACAAGGAGATCATGGCCCCGAAGTCCAGGCCTGTTTTGCCGAGCAAGCTCAACTCATTCAACAGTTATTAACGGATTCCCCGGCAACCCTCACCCGGAGCCAGGCCCGGTCTTTAATGGTGGCTTTGTTCCATTGGCCCTATGTCCAAGATCAGCCTGAACAATACTGGGCCTGGCAGAAACCCTTGGCGGCCTTGGCTCAAAAAAATCTTCTTGGCACCGAAACCGGCCAAAACCTAGCTCCCTATTCCTACCATCAGCAACCCATCACCACTGCCCTCAAAACCCGTCACGGGGATTGCTTGCATATTGGCTATTTGGCCCATACCCTGCGGCAACATTCAGTCGGCTGGCTCTGTCGGTGGTTATTTCGCTATCATAATCGGCAAAAATTTAAGATTCATCTCTATTTTCTCGCCCAAGGGGTGACTCCCTTTACCCAGGCCTGGTTTTTACCCCATGCAGATTCTTGGTGGGCGGGCAATTTACCCGAAGATTCAGTGGTGCAGATTTTTAAGGATGAAATTGATCTGCTCATTGACCTAGATGGTGGCACCTATGAAGACAGTGCTGAAGTTTTAGCCTACAAGCCTGCGCCAATTCAGGCCACTTGGTTAGGGTGGGATGCCACGGGTCTGCCTGCTGTTGATTACTTTATTGCCGATCCCCAGGTTTTACCCCCAGAGGCAGAACAGTACTACGCCGAAAAAATTTGGCGATTACCCGAAGTCTATTTAGCTGTGGATGGGTTTGAAATTGGGGTTCCGACCCTGCGGCGGGCAGATCTGGATATTCCCATTGATGCTGTCATCTATTTCACGGCTCAAAATGGCCTGAAACAACATCCCGAAACCCTGAAGCAGCAATGTCAGATTCTAGCCCAAGTGCCCAACAGTTACTTTTTAATTAAACTCCGGGGGGAAAAAGGAATTTTAAGGGAACTATTTGAATCTATTGCCCAAGAAGAAGGGGTTAGTTTATCGCGGCTAAGATTCGTAGATTTTGATAGTGATGAACTGACCCATCGCGCCAACCTCCAACTGGCAGATATTGTTCTCGATTCCTACCCCTATAACGGTGCCACCACAACTCTAGAAACTCTTTGGCTAGAAATTCCCCTCGTGACTCAGGTTGGCCAACAGTTTGCCGCTCGCAATAGTTATACCTTTATGGTCAATGCCGGAATTACAGAAGGGATTGCTTGGTCTGCTCCAGAATATGTGGCCTGGGGAATTAAATTGGGTCAAGATGATAAATTACGCCAACAGGTGCGCCAAAAACTCCACCAGGCCAAGCAAACCTCTCCCCTCTGGGATACCCGCACCTTTACCCGTCATCTAGAGGAGGCTTATCAAAGGATGTGGACACAACTGAGCTAGTCATAGGAGGTGAAAATGAGTCAACACCCCAGAAAAATGACGTTTACGGGTCTAAGCCTCTCAGGTATTAAATTTTTGATTTCAACCGGATTAATATCCATACCTTAAACAAAGATGGAACCTGATGCCAATCCCAATATTGTTGCAATATGAAAAAAACTAAGATACACCAAAACCTCAAATCAAATCTTGGTACAGGCCGGTTGTGAAGCAGTTGGTTGCCACCGGATAGTTGTAAGTTTAGCTGAGACTCTGTTTTAACTCGAGCATAGTTAATGATATGGCGATCAGGTACAAATCCCAGTTGGTGCTTCAACATTTGATTCACTTCAGCATGGGCTTTGACTCGACTACCGATGGTTTTATTGAGGGAGTATTGACGAGAACCGGCTAGCACCTTTGGTAAGTAGTAAAAATTAGTCTGTTTTCCCCAGCGCAACCAGAGTTCATAATCTAAACAAAAATGTAAGTCAGTATTTAAGTTGCCCCATTGTCCAACACAGGTACGCCGAAAAAAAACAGCAGGTTGACAAAGATAACAGATATCCTTAAGGGCTTCATAATTCCAGGCCTGGGTGGGGTAGGGTTCTAAAACTTGATCCTCAGCATCAATATAATTAGCCTGACCATAAATCACTAAAATATTTGGATTTGTTATGAAGATTTCGGCAACTGCGGCAAAAGCCCCCGGATAATAAATATCATCGGAATTGATCCAGGCAATAATGTCCCCGGTGGTTGCAGCAATGGCTTGATTTACCGCATCGGCCTGGCCTAAGTCTGGTCTGGATTGCCAGTTAAAATTAGGGTGTTTTTCAGCATAGGCCTGGAGAATATTAAGGGTTTGATCAGAACTACCGCCATCACCTACATAATAGTTAAAATCAACAGTTTCTTGGCAATAAACACTGGTAATAGTGCGCTCAATAAAGCGGGCCTGGTTATAGGAAGGCGTGACAACAGTAAACCGCATACATCATAGATCCTGATACTTAAAATATTAATTAACTATTTCTTAAGGGTTTCTATGTTATAAGATTATGCTATTTTCATTGTCAGGTTGATACTATAATCCAGGATTATTTGAATTAGACTCATCCAAGCAGTTAATCATTATCGCTAAATAACGTTGAGCGGTATCATCAGTAGAAAATTTTCTGAGGCGTTGCTTCCCCTTCTTAACTAGTTCGTTCCCCAATTGAGGCTCTATTGTTATCTTCTTCAGCTTGGCGGCAAGATCGGTAACATCGTCAGGATTAAAGTATAAAACAGCATCTCCACCGACTTCTGGTAAACTAGCAGCTTGACTAGAGAGTATCGGTTTTTCATAAAACATTGCTTCTAATATTGGCATCCCAAATCCTTCATAGCGAGAGGGAAACACTAAACAATAGCATCCTCGCCAAAGGGCTTCCAAGCTTAAAGGATCCACATAACCACAAAAATGGACATAGGGTTCTAGATCATGGGCCTGGCAAAAATCTTGTAGTTCCAGCTTATTACCAATAATGGCTCCACTAAGAACTAAATCTAAAGGTGCAACACATTGATTGCGATACTGGAGATAAGCCCTCAAAAGAGTTTTATGATTTTTATGGGGCCAAGTATTTGCCGGATAGAATAAATAATTTTCAAATTGCAATCCAAAGCAATCCACAACCTGATGGACTTCGGCGATGTTAAGACTGAGTTCTTGCCGATAATTCCCATGATGAATCACAGTTAATCGCTGAGCCGATTGGGGGAAAGCTTGGAGCATTGCTTGGCGAGTAAATTCGGAAATACAGATAATCTGGCTGGCTCCATAGCTAAGTCTTTGAAAAAACATCTGACGATAGAGTCGCTCTCGCCAACCAAAGGCCTGGGGAATAGCCAGATGCTGAAGATCATGGACAACAGTGATGGTTGGAATTCCTGACTCTTGATAGGCGGTATTGGTGTAGGGACAAAGAAGTAAATCTACATTAAGCTGATGAAGTACTCGGTTCCATCCCATGACTTGCCGAAGAATAT is from Synechococcus sp. PCC 6312 and encodes:
- a CDS encoding glycosyltransferase family 1 protein, with translation MILIAHCYEPEADRKLNSIMMIIHEYLQQSYRIAIDLTPLLETGENGGINLFIDFLIKSLLRLAPDWKIILLTSSTNHHHVTQIYQKQAKTYCIKPNINHFNKILTYSVKLWHILRQVMGWNRVLHQLNVDLLLCPYTNTAYQESGIPTITVVHDLQHLAIPQAFGWRERLYRQMFFQRLSYGASQIICISEFTRQAMLQAFPQSAQRLTVIHHGNYRQELSLNIAEVHQVVDCFGLQFENYLFYPANTWPHKNHKTLLRAYLQYRNQCVAPLDLVLSGAIIGNKLELQDFCQAHDLEPYVHFCGYVDPLSLEALWRGCYCLVFPSRYEGFGMPILEAMFYEKPILSSQAASLPEVGGDAVLYFNPDDVTDLAAKLKKITIEPQLGNELVKKGKQRLRKFSTDDTAQRYLAIMINCLDESNSNNPGL
- a CDS encoding glycosyltransferase family 2 protein, producing the protein MRFTVVTPSYNQARFIERTITSVYCQETVDFNYYVGDGGSSDQTLNILQAYAEKHPNFNWQSRPDLGQADAVNQAIAATTGDIIAWINSDDIYYPGAFAAVAEIFITNPNILVIYGQANYIDAEDQVLEPYPTQAWNYEALKDICYLCQPAVFFRRTCVGQWGNLNTDLHFCLDYELWLRWGKQTNFYYLPKVLAGSRQYSLNKTIGSRVKAHAEVNQMLKHQLGFVPDRHIINYARVKTESQLNLQLSGGNQLLHNRPVPRFDLRFWCILVFFILQQYWDWHQVPSLFKVWILIRLKSKI
- a CDS encoding O-linked N-acetylglucosamine transferase encodes the protein MIGLDVADQWLDSGHCSQAAAVYECLIAENPDQLTCYQNLGLAYLLQGEDVAAQVAWFTPLDFLPDGEAESYQESLLNRLFEMALHLESQQQDLAAWLVRQYYRQFQPENLINLIALIQLDIKLNKLTAESLLAWDLIPLLQEFGGTLKPETLEQFLLALFPCYPVGQSGDKDISQDMITQCIQVGLRFVPDLPALILKFSHLAYNHTYLPNYEAAIQLTQRCLVFSPENLTLWRQLADFQTDIGQFAPGLVAAQNYNQYCQTLAEKVFGQRVLMRALMRQGDHGPEVQACFAEQAQLIQQLLTDSPATLTRSQARSLMVALFHWPYVQDQPEQYWAWQKPLAALAQKNLLGTETGQNLAPYSYHQQPITTALKTRHGDCLHIGYLAHTLRQHSVGWLCRWLFRYHNRQKFKIHLYFLAQGVTPFTQAWFLPHADSWWAGNLPEDSVVQIFKDEIDLLIDLDGGTYEDSAEVLAYKPAPIQATWLGWDATGLPAVDYFIADPQVLPPEAEQYYAEKIWRLPEVYLAVDGFEIGVPTLRRADLDIPIDAVIYFTAQNGLKQHPETLKQQCQILAQVPNSYFLIKLRGEKGILRELFESIAQEEGVSLSRLRFVDFDSDELTHRANLQLADIVLDSYPYNGATTTLETLWLEIPLVTQVGQQFAARNSYTFMVNAGITEGIAWSAPEYVAWGIKLGQDDKLRQQVRQKLHQAKQTSPLWDTRTFTRHLEEAYQRMWTQLS